The Coccidioides posadasii str. Silveira chromosome 3, complete sequence genome contains a region encoding:
- a CDS encoding uncharacterized protein (EggNog:ENOG410PGTV~COG:J~BUSCO:1232at33183) has protein sequence MKTFIQFVTTPTADTPGTAILLHFDDKRYIFGNLAEGTQRACVERGVKLSRVTDIFFTGKTSWSTHGGIMGMLLTLADALSNASASLLESVDAKIAELKTMRDTTTDPSVRAKAESGLQKRLQERSKLEVQAQQRATLSLRGGPNLTHTIATGRRFICRQGMPICIQEFDGESGIGNSQKVADKPALSDDHIKVWALPILPSNNSGNRTRKRSHDEFEEQVPSSDSSKSSDQRFKDQVTRQAVVSEMFNSDWRMDTLVEMPIAEVSLPATLFVRNPETQEIQPYTGPKPGDSEPLPDIMVLVRKPWPGALVESLPPTSPSECAMSYIIRNHDVRGKFDAKKAAALGVQRGPDYRKLTENQSVLSKNGQIITPDMVLGESRIGKGVAIIELPSVDYVENLIARPEWKSTEVMNGMTAFIWILGKGVGAHPRLQEFISTMSQAQHVFSSPDYSPNDLTFRAVARSTMEFSEIDSARYSPPKYVTSPRSNVPRPEICVAKPGMVVNLEPEFSIENSQTERNIDINQIKRSVGDTVRGHVDAVRQKFNEILFQTKVENMRQSIPNNDAEIITLGTGSSLPSMYRNVAGTLLRVPGHGSYLFDCGEGTLGQLKRVFSPEELKEVLRELKVIWISHLHADHHLGTVSVIKAWYEETFGSPPQKTANFETNLGQFLSEKRLCIVSDIHMLDWLAEYSHVENYGYDKIVPLAATSYERSSGYISSVLTLHRRDKNGLVQEQFGENRGEWINFDSPKHQFMAPFQAATGLSSIFTVPVSHCQGAKAVSFTFPSGLKVSYSGDCRPSEAFTRIGRDSTVLLHEATFEDDMFKDALAKRHSTLSEALMVGKEMHAKVIVLTHFSQRYREMPNIEKAKKTGFVPKFRHRKSPGFVMPNAVRDIPATEETQQGLETSDIADDLSAKEDLSLQKALGDDVPVILAFDYMRLRLGDALHAEAHMPAMKEHLSASEVEF, from the coding sequence GGAGTTAAAGACGATGAGGGACACCACGACCGACCCCTCAGTGCGAGCCAAGGCCGAAAGTGGCCTACAAAAGCGTCTCCAGGAGCGATCGAAGCTTGAGGTACAAGCCCAGCAACGGGCCACTTTGTCACTACGTGGAGGCCCGAATTTGACACATACAATTGCTACCGGCCGGAGATTTATCTGTCGACAGGGGATGCCGATATGTATACAAGAGTTCGACGGGGAAAGCGGCATTGGAAATTCCCAGAAGGTAGCGGATAAGCCTGCCTTGTCAGACGATCATATCAAAGTTTGGGCTCTACCGATCCTACCCTCCAATAATTCCGGGAACCGGACCAGGAAGCGAAGCCATGATGAATTTGAGGAGCAGGTCCCATCATCAGACTCGTCCAAATCGTCTGACCAACGCTTCAAGGACCAAGTCACTCGTCAGGCAGTCGTTTCAGAAATGTTCAATTCAGACTGGCGTATGGATACGCTGGTAGAAATGCCTATTGCGGAGGTTTCTCTTCCGGCGACACTCTTCGTGCGCAACCCCGAAACTCAAGAGATCCAACCCTATACCGGTCCCAAGCCCGGCGATAGCGAACCGCTGCCTGATATCATGGTCTTGGTGCGCAAACCCTGGCCCGGTGCTTTGGTTGAATCTCTTCCACCAACATCTCCTTCAGAATGTGCAATGTCGTATATTATCCGCAACCATGACGTAAGGGGAAAGTTTGACGCAAAAAAAGCAGCAGCGCTAGGCGTTCAACGAGGCCCTGACTATCGGAAGTTGACGGAGAATCAGAGTGTGCTCTCGAAAAACGGGCAGATCATCACCCCTGATATGGTACTTGGAGAGTCTCGCATCGGGAAAGGTGTCGCTATAATTGAACTCCCGAGTGTGGACTATgtggagaatctgattgcAAGGCCAGAGTGGAAGTCGACTGAGGTTATGAACGGAATGACAGCGTTCATATGGATACTTGGTAAAGGAGTTGGTGCGCATCCACGACTACAAGAATTCATATCCACTATGTCGCAAGCTCAGCATGTATTTTCGTCGCCTGACTACTCCCCAAATGACCTAACTTTCAGAGCTGTCGCCCGATCGACCATGGAATTCTCAGAAATCGACAGTGCACGCTACAGTCCTCCGAAGTATGTTACTTCTCCCCGCTCAAATGTACCGAGGCCGGAAATCTGTGTTGCGAAGCCTGGTATGGTCGTCAACTTGGAGCCTGAGTTTAGCATCGAGAATTCCCAGACTGAACGGAATATCGATATCAACCAGATAAAAAGGAGTGTTGGCGATACCGTCCGGGGCCACGTTGATGCGGTGCGGCAGAAGTTTAATGAGATCCTTTTTCAAACAAAAGTGGAGAATATGCGGCAAAGTATTCCTAATAACGACGCAGAGATAATTACACTGGGAACAGGCTCTTCCCTGCCTTCGATGTATCGAAACGTGGCTGGAACTTTATTACGAGTTCCTGGCCATGGAAGTTATCTCTTCGACTGTGGAGAAGGCACATTGGGACAATTAAAACGAGTTTTCAGTCCTGAGGAATTGAAAGAGGTGCTTCGAGAGTTAAAGGTCATATGGATAAGCCACTTGCATGCCGATCATCACCTAGGTACGGTATCAGTCATCAAGGCTTGGTACGAGGAAACTTTTGGTAGTCCCCCACAGAAAACAGCAAATTTCGAAACTAATCTCGGACAATTCCTGAGCGAGAAAAGACTGTGTATAGTGTCAGACATTCACATGCTTGACTGGTTGGCTGAATATTCGCATGTCGAAAATTATGGCTACGACAAGATTGTTCCGCTCGCCGCAACTTCGTATGAGCGTTCAAGCGGTTACATTTCCAGCGTTCTCACTCTTCACCGTCGTGATAAAAATGGGCTCGTCCAAGAACAATTTGGCGAGAATAGGGGCGAATGGATCAATTTCGACTCTCCAAAACACCAATTTATGGCCCCCTTCCAGGCAGCTACGGGGCTAAGTTCCATTTTCACAGTACCCGTCTCACATTGTCAAGGTGCAAAGGCTGTTTCTTTTACATTCCCTTCAGGCCTAAAGGTCTCCTACTCGGGAGATTGTCGCCCATCTGAAGCTTTTACCCGCATTGGACGGGATTCCACCGTCCTTTTACATGAAGCAACATTCGAAGACGACATGTTTAAAGATGCCTTGGCGAAGAGACACTCCACTCTCAGCGAGGCACTTATGGTCGGGAAAGAAATGCATGCCAAGGTAATCGTCCTAACGCACTTTAGCCAACGATACCGCGAAATGCCAAATATCGAGAAGGCCAAAAAGACCGGATTTGTACCGAAATTTCGCCACCGTAAGTCACCCGGGTTCGTCATGCCTAATGCAGTGCGTGATATCCCTGCAACAGAGGAAACACAACAGGGTCTGGAGACATCCGACATAGCAGATGACCTTTCTGCGAAAGAGGACCTGTCCTTGCAGAAAGCGCTTGGTGATGATGTGCCCGTGATCCTTGCATTCGACTACATGCGTCTACGTCTGGGAGATGCGTTGCACGCCGAGGCACATATGCCTGCTATGAAGGAGCATCTGTCAGCTTCTGAAGTGGAATTTTAA